From a single Pelmatolapia mariae isolate MD_Pm_ZW linkage group LG20, Pm_UMD_F_2, whole genome shotgun sequence genomic region:
- the LOC134619446 gene encoding transcription factor HES-2-like encodes MSPSFTTEASQPLPARSTVAQRKQANELRKTLKPLLEKRRRARINDSLNHLKSLILPLVGKDNARYSKLEKADILEMTVRFLRDLPSTPVKDSADSYREGYKACLQRVSALLPKSLDQDACQRVHDFVQQSMSATVTPTCLNCCAQSSRTLPQIQEKIMSLKSSFTSRLETQHRSSSTVAPSRAQADPQAVSAAMWRPW; translated from the exons ATGAGTCCCAGCTTCACTACTGAGGCCAGCCAGCCTCTCCCTGCAAGGTCCACCGTGGCCCAGAGAAAACAAGCCAACGAACTTAGAAAG aCTCTTAAACCCCTGCTGGAGAAGAGAAGACGAGCTCGCATCAATGACAGTCTCAATCATTTGAAGAGCCTGATTTTGCCCCTTGTTGGCAAAGATAACGCACGCTACTCCAAGCTGGAAAAAGCGGACATTCTGGAAATGACAGTCCGCTTCCTCAGAGATCTTCCTTCCACCCCAGTCAAAG ACTCCGCAGACAGTTACAGAGAAGGTTACAAAGCTTGCCTCCAGCGCGTTTCCGCGCTGCTTCCCAAAAGCCTGGACCAGGACGCGTGCCAGCGGGTGCACGACTTCGTCCAGCAGTCCATGTCTGCCACCGTCACTCCAACCTGCCTGAACTGCTGTGCCCAGAGCTCCAGGACTTTACCTCAGATCCAAGAGAAAATTATGAGCCTCAAATCCAGCTTCACCTCCAGGCTGGAGACTCAGCaccgcagcagcagcacagttgCTCCAAGCAGAGCGCAGGCAGACCCGCAGGCTGTCAGCGCTGCTATGTGGAGACCTTGGTAG